Genomic segment of Zingiber officinale cultivar Zhangliang chromosome 11B, Zo_v1.1, whole genome shotgun sequence:
atttaaatattttaaaaatgtgaattacttgaaaaaaaatttaaaaggacaAATTTGCATCCATTCTTATAGCTAAATATTTTATTGATGTTAGttattagtttatttatttttataggaTTTTACCTGATTtggtagaattttttaattatgtAAATCTGgaagataatatttttttgttCCATGAATCTTGGGATGTGATATACTCATGttgtataaaaatataaaaatatgtatCGTTTTTCATTTAAGGAATAACTACAATTATTTTTCACTAAAAATTACGGTTaccaaattatttatttatttatttattttgattaaaaaaaacttgaaGATTGAACCTCCATTGCATTTATATCTTCCCATTAATACTTTGATCTGATAAAATCTTAATCTAATTCTCTTAAACTGCTAAAACAGTTCTCTCCTAGCATTAATTACGATTTCAAAAAATTAAGAGCAATCAATAATTAACTCAAAATTCTGATttttaaacaaaaacaaaatcaaaaatctattaaaaaaaaaggaatgaaaaatcaattaagTAATTCTGCTCCAAAATTTCCCTCAACCTTCAATTAAATCCATACCTCACCTAAACTTTGTTCCTCACCTAAATTATCAATGCTATATAAGATCTCCATTCCAAGCATGCTTTTCATGCCATCTCAATCTGCACTTTTCAGTTTCCAAATGGCCCTGCAAAACTCATTTTTCCTCTGTATTCTGATCACCATCTTGTTCCAAAACCTGTTCTTCGCCAAAGGTGCCTGTTTTCAACCTTCTGGTTCGATgcacgaagaagaagcagaagaagaagaagaagaaaacttcaaTGGTGTGTTGAGGCACAGTGGTTCCTCAATTTTTTCTGTTGATGAATTTGGTGCCAAAGGACATGGATCATTTGATAATCGGGTAAACATTAAAGTGATTGATCTTTCATTGTTGGTTGTAAAATGTATGCAGATGATAAGGCTTCAGGTTTAAACTTCAGGCATTCGAAAAGGCTTGGAAAAGAGCTTGCTCTTCCAATGGAGCTGCTGTTGTTTTGGTGCCAAAGCACAAGACGTACAGATTGAAGCCTATCAAATTCCAGGGCCCTTGCAAGGGGCGTGTCACAGTGCAGGTAACATTCTTAACATCAATTCAGGCTACCCGGTCAATAAAgaatttacaagtgttgttcaaTGAACCAGATTGAAGGAACACTCGAAGCACCGCCGAACCCTTCGGATTGGGACAGGAAAGCCATCGAGGGTAGGTATTGGATCCTCTTTAGCACCACCGGAAGCCTAGCGGTTCGAGGCGGCGGGACGATAGACGGGAAAGGAGAAAAATGGTGGCAAAATTCTTGCAAAATTAATGAGTCTTTAGTAACTAAACTTAAAACTCTAGCTCCATatcttcctttccttcttgttAAATTTACAATGCAAGACTACTAATCATTGCTTCTCCCTGTTATTTGTTCACAATTTCAAGCCTTGCGTCGCCGCGCCCACGGTAAAAGAATACCTATTTTTCGACATTCCAAAGGCTTACTATTGCCTTGAATTGTTGTGTGTTGTTTGAATGAGCAGGCCTTGTTCTTCAAGTCATGCAAGAACTTGGTGGTGGAGAATCTAAACGTGAAGGACAGCCAACAAATCCAAGTAAATATCATGAGATGTAGAAATGTCAAAGTTTCAAACTTGAACGTCTCCGCGCCCGATTTGAGCCCGAACACGGACGGGATTCATGTCACCAACAGTAGGAACGTCCTCATAAAAGATAGCATCATCGGAACAGGTGATTATCTGatcgaagaagaaaagaagaagactcATTCTAAGTAATCGTCTTTGTCTTCAATCTACAATACATGCAGGAGATGATTGCATATCGATTGTCTCGGGCTGTCGACGAATAACTGCAAGAAACATAGTATGTGGACCTGGACATGGAATCAGGTCTAACCTCTGCATCATCTGCATATATAAGAAAGTATTATACAAGAATTAAGTGAAACCTAGCTAATTGAAGGTGTATATAATTGAGCAGCATTGGCAGCTTGGGATTTAATCAGACGAGGGCGAATGTGTCTAATGTGTTGGTGGACGGTGCCATACTGAAAGGCACGACAAATGGTGTTAGGATCAAGACATGGCAGGTTAATTGGCTTTAAATTTAGAGTGTGATTATTTAGATGGAATACTAGTGTTTGATCTTCTGATTGAGGAACAGGGAGGGCGTGGTTACGCGAGGCGCATTGTGTTCCAGAACATAGAGATGCAGAACGTGAAGAACCCCATAATAATTGATCAGAACTACTGCGACTCCGAGATCCCTTGCAGTCAGCAGGTGAATGAATGAGTTGATTACATCGATTGATATATATTTCTGTGATGGCTGATGAATTGTGGGTTCTGCTGGTGGCCATGGATGAACTGACGACGGGCGCAGAAGAATGCAGTGGCAGTGAGAAACGTGGTGTACAGGAACATCAAGGGGACGAGCAGGTCGGAAGACGCGATGACGTTGAACTGCAGCAGCAGCGTGCCGTGTCAAGGAGTTTTGCTGAGCAACATCGATTTGGTGGGCGCCGAAGGCGTCGAGGGGAATGTGACGGCCGTGTGCGAGAATTTACGCTGGCTACAGATTGGGAAGGTTGTTCCCAGGCTGATCTGTGCTTGAATTAGGAGATGCAATTtgcttttatatataaaaaaacagaacaatatttgttccATCGTTCTCTGTTCTTAATTCCCTGCTCTCAATCCGTCGAGCTCTCCTTGAAATCCAGCTCAGTTGCATAGATATCCACCGGTGAAGATGGATGAGATCAAGAAGGCCTCCGTCATTCACCTACATGGACAGCCCTGTCTCGAACTTCATTTCGATGACCCTGTTTCCTCTGGATGCTCGGGCACATCATTCCAATCCATCTTCTTCTTGTCTTCCATCACCTGCTCGATGTTTGAGATGGGTTCTAACGAACGGACCTAGAGAATGATGTGGCGGCCAAGTTCAAGGTGACGTGGTGGTCAGAGTTAAGATGATGTGGCGATCAAAATTAAGGAAAGAGAGCATTCCCTCACCTAGCTTGGTTGTGTGCCCGGTGTTATGGCTTTTCAGATCTAGCCCGACCGAATTGCAAAGCTAGTGGGAGAAGATTGATCGGCCCTTGCGCCAGTCGAACATAGGGGTTTAGTGTTTTACTCGTGAACAGAAAAAATGGCATGCCCGACCGAGTTTAAAGACAGTCGGCCTTATGGGCCGGTCAGAATGTTTGACCCACCTTGTAATCAATCAACCATGGGTTTGAGCCAAATAATGGTTGATCACCCCAATTCTTACAAATCTCTCTATATATATCCGACCAGATAAAAGTCGGTCGGGCGTAAGGCATCTCGGCTTAAAATACCGATCAAACTTCTCATAATACAACTTCCTTTCTCTGAGCAGCCCGTTATATGCCTGGCCGGATAAAAGGTCGACCGAGCCTGCAGTACTTAACTTCATATTGCTTTTCATAGGTATTCCCCGTATGCCCGACACATCATATTATTTCTCAAACGAATTTCTAAATAACATATAATAAATAATTGAGCAGCTTAATATAAGGACAAACATAAAAACGGTCTGCCTTACAAGTCGATCGGGATATACTCAGTCGACAACATGAGCAGAGAGTCCTAACAACCTGTCACAATAACAACcacatgtcagagaatattctcctGAAACCTTCTTCAATGATTATTTTGTCTCTCCTCAACCAACCACTTATGACAGCATATTCCTTCAACAACCGTCCCTTCGGattggtctagtggctagcacatgaggtgttgccaccatgaggtctagggttcgaatctcggcaaagccgaggtaaatatctcctttatgtgctagtcattattccaaattCTAGTActtgcccgtgatttacctcctccgtgttggccctgggacgggttgacggaggcgagcgtattcgccttttgttaCCATATTCCTTCAACAACCTCAGTAATAGTATAagctataaatgacaaaagagataTACATATGGGTAAATGAAATATTCCTTGCATAATTATTACACATTGCCTAGGTTGTATGCTTCTCTTTACCCAACAACCTCTAACACACGTTGTTATCTCATGATTGTAGAGGTTaggagaggtggtatataaagggggtcctctccgttggcaaggtacgttCTTTGTACATCTAACACTTACTCTAGCGAGCACGTTCTTTACTGCTCTTCATTCATCCATTCGGGActatactgacttgagcgtcggagagccttCACTAGGGACTCCCCCTAGTTTCTAGGCGCTGACATTTTGTTGACTTGCCTTCGTGTGCGCAGAATCGAAAGGAAGTTTCTCCAAGGAGTGGAAAGTTTCCTCTCAGTCAACCACGATCCACTATGCCTAGCGTGTCATCTCTGTAGTTTTTATACAGGATCAAATTTTACGTCACTTGTGGAAACTTTCACTTGAATCTGAAGATCAGAAATGGAAGAAATTGGACGACATACCACCATTACCTTAATGCAAGAAGATCTGGACTTGTTCATTAACGCTCGAGCACAGAAACTAgcacagcaacaacaacaagcaactATTGGTGGTATGCTGCGACCACCAAATCCTGTAGCGTCGACAATAGCCTATCAAAGGGAAAGAGGAGCTCGAGAGGAAGGCCCCGCTCATTTACCTCCTACCCCTCATTCATCAATCCTGCGTCATCGAGTACTCTTTTGTACGCCACTCGAGTGCATGGGCTAAGAGGGACTACACCAAGAATTTTTAAGAGAAGCCCCTATCCGAGAGGGGTGCAAGGGAAAACCCCTTGTGACTTGTAGCTCTCCCAAGTAGAGTAGCACCCCGTTCTCTCAGGGGTACTACAAAATAAACTGTCAAAGCATTATCAACCCTTGACGATAGGTGAATATTCAGGGTCAACTGACCCTGAGGACCACCTCTTCAAATTTGAGAATGTCGTCCTCCTGCATCAATATACGGATGGTGTGAAGTGTCGAGTGTTTCTTACCACACTCACCAGCTCGGCACAAAGATGGTTTAAGCGATTGTCAGCAAACTCCATCCACTATTTCAGTGATTTCCGCAAGGTTTTGCTTCATCACTTCACCAGCAATCGCCGTTACTAGAAGACACCCCTGAGCCTCTTTTCGCTCAAACAGGGACTCAAGAAGTCACTCAGAGCCTACATCAAAAAAATTCAATCATATAGCTATGGATATCTCTTCAGCCACCACTAAGATTCTGGTGAGAGTCTTCTCCCAATGCCTCaccgataatgatttctttagtTCCTTGATAAGGAAACCCCCAAGGAACTTTGACCATCTACTTGACCAAGAAAGAAAGTTCATTAATGTCGAGGAAACGTAGGCCGCCCGAAAGAAGAAAGTCACCACACTGCTGCGGTTCTACCCCTGGAGCACCAAACATTACCCGCTCCGCCACATAGAGGACCCCAAATGAGTCCTCAACCTCATTAACAAGAACTACGGGCCCAGGCCATGCACGAATAGCTCGCCTAGAAGAGATCAACAAGAGGTCAAGCGATGCCAAAGAACACCTCCGCCGCCAGCAAACCGGGCACAGACACTCGCCCGGGTCCAACAAGAGCACCCAATATAGCAAGAGGAGAATCGTAATAACGCTGCTCATGGTAATATCGGCATGATAGTTGAGGTCCAACTGATGGAGACTCCAACTGAGCGAGAAAATTTCATACTCACTGATTGGAGATTCACACGGTCGGCTGTAGTATAGAGGAGGTGGTCAGACCTAAAATCAGCTTTAAACCTAAAGATTTAAAAGGGATAGAAAGATCCCATGATGACGTTTTAATAATTAAGATTGTTATAACCAATTATAACATTTATCGTACTTTTATTGACACAAACAACTCAGTCAATATCATCTTCAAACAAGCATTTGAGCAGCTGCAAATAGACCTGAGTGACCTTCAATCTATGGTGACTCCCTTGTATGGATTTACACGCAATGAGGTTCAGCCGTTCAACCAAATAAAGTTTGTCATATCCTttggggaggagcccctaatgaggatgCATCGATTGACTTTTATAATTGTAGACGTACCCTCGGCCAACAACATCATCTTGGACTGACCGGCCCTAAATGAGTTTTAGGTAGTGGTCTCCACCTTTTGCTAGAAAATAAAGTTCTCTGTGGATGATCAAGTCAAGAAAGTTAGAGGAGATCAGCTAATAGCACACAAGTGCTATGTTGATATAGTCAAGACTGGAACCAACTCCATTTCGAAGCTGCAACGGATGAAAGTCAATACCATTCGAGAAACACCGCCCACCCTaatctatgaagaaaaggaagaggttcaAATCCAACCAGGCTGACCGGAAGCCACTACGCAATTAGATGTCGACCTACCTCCAGAACATAAAGAAGAGTTGGTTGCATGTCTAACACATAACAATGATGTTTTTGCTtggaagcccaaggagatcacaTGCGTCTCTCCCACGGTCATGGAGTATGTACTCCATGTCTTTCTTGAAGCTTGGTCGGTCAAACAAAGAAAGAGATATTTCGGGATAGACCAGGATAAGATTATCCGCACAAAAGTGGATAAGCTACTAGAGGCCGGTTACATCGGAGAGGTGCAGTTCCTGAGTTGGTTAACTAACGTAGTTCTGGTGTCCAAGCCAAGAAACAAATGAAGGGTCTGCATCCACTTCCAGGACCTCAACAAAGTCTGCCCCTAAGGGTTACTATCCCTTGCCAAGAATTGACCAAGTAGTAGATTTGACTTTTGGCTGCGAGCTAATTTGCATGTTAGACGCCTATCAAGGGTACCATCAAGTACTGCTCACCAAGGATGACCAGGAGAATGTTAGTTTTATAACTACCGATGGCACTAACTACTATAATGTTATGTCATTCGGACTAAAGAATGTAGATGCTACTTATCAACGGCTTATGACCAAAGTATTACGAAAGAAAATCGAGCAGAatatagaagtttatgtggacggcATTCTCATCAAGTTCCTCCGAGTGACCGACCTATGTGCTAATGTGGAAGAAACCTACCGGACTTTAAGGTAATACGGACTGAAGCTCAACTCCAGCaagtgtttgttcggagcaaaaagcGGGTGGTTTCTGGAATATATTGTGATtgagcgagggatagaagccaacctGAGCAAAGTGCAAGCCTTCCAAGACATAGCTCCCCCACACAATCTAAAGGAGGCACAAAGACTGACCAGCCGAATCACAGCCCTGTTTCGCTTCATCTCTAGATCAGCCGATAGAATCTTTCCATTTTTCATGATCCTCTGCTAAGCgactaaattccagtgggatgatgACTATGACAAAAATACCACTTTGTAACACCCCGCCTTCGACTGACtaaactgtaaggccgggggttacggttgctaaactattctgtggCTATCACTGAAGTATaatgtgcggaaagctgaactaattaaaatctctgCTAATTGCTATAACATCtggaatttattttcaaaaactatttcattgttgtacatatgctgAAGGATGGAATCTAAACTTGTCATGCAATTATTATACGATAAAACACATACAATCTATTCTAAGCTATTTAATACATGTTTCTATGAAATTTAGCATGCTTTGGCATTTTCTAAGCATACGAGTGGAGCCATGGGCTTTGTATTAACTTTATACTAAAACCAAGCATTTATACAAACTAAACATGCCATATAACAGAGTAAGTGCATGATAAGCATTTCTCAACTAATTCGTATACAATTCAATGTATCAAGTGAAAAGCATCATAACATTACTAGGCATGCCATTACTGTCATTGTTCATAGTTTATTAACTAACATCAAAATAACTAATAGTCGAGGCATAGCAtggtgcatactttcacaattcatgacatttaaacattctaaaggtgcggaataataagaatgtaagaaattctaattctttaaacttgctaTTCCTCCACTAATCCATATACAATGCAAATGTATCAACTGAAAAGCATCATAACACTTCTAGGCATGCCATTACTGTCATTGTTCATAGTTTATTAACTAACGTCAAAATAACTAGTGGTCTAGGCATAGCAtggtgcatactttcacaattcatgatatTTAAACATTCTAAAGGTGCGTGGAGTAATAAGAATAtgagaaattctaattctttaaacttgctagtccccgagagtctttattccaagttccttctcacacacatcttgacacattgcccttcagcctccgctaattcatctttcctttacctttatctgcagtataaggaaaaggaaactataagcttgggagcttagtaagaaccatctacctcacaaaacatacattcgatgaaatcatgctttaaaAAGATGTTATTTGAAACACATACTGATATTCATGCTGAAGATGCTAAAACATGACATACTGATATATGAGTCATGATAATCAAATACTGAGCATAGAACTATCttattgtatcaataagaaaaattGAACGGATACAtaaactaagctaaactaatgTCAGGCTAAATTGTgaagttttaaaaactattttcataatagataaacataataatCATGGGCCGATGGGACTTGCTATCAtctgcatccctaactagactagCTAGTCCTTAgactagtagggtttactaagttatctaaatctagggactATGAGGAGCCCaaca
This window contains:
- the LOC122034066 gene encoding polygalacturonase-like, producing MALQNSFFLCILITILFQNLFFAKGACFQPSGSMHEEEAEEEEEENFNGVLRHSGSSIFSVDEFGAKGHGSFDNRAFEKAWKRACSSNGAAVVLVPKHKTYRLKPIKFQGPCKGRVTVQIEGTLEAPPNPSDWDRKAIEGRYWILFSTTGSLAVRGGGTIDGKGEKWWQNSCKINESLPCVAAPTALFFKSCKNLVVENLNVKDSQQIQVNIMRCRNVKVSNLNVSAPDLSPNTDGIHVTNSRNVLIKDSIIGTGDDCISIVSGCRRITARNIVCGPGHGISIGSLGFNQTRANVSNVLVDGAILKGTTNGVRIKTWQGGRGYARRIVFQNIEMQNVKNPIIIDQNYCDSEIPCSQQKNAVAVRNVVYRNIKGTSRSEDAMTLNCSSSVPCQGVLLSNIDLVGAEGVEGNVTAVCENLRWLQIGKVVPRLICA